One window of the Pyrinomonadaceae bacterium genome contains the following:
- a CDS encoding deoxyribonuclease IV, whose product MRPRIGFHAPIKGGLHESLIIAKETGCDAVQIFSRNPRGWMAKPLTRESVELFKATRRLTKLSPVLIHANYLINLSSADDVILLKSIASFREEVQRGIALGADYLVVHPGSARGSCEADGIAATAISLKVACKGLRFGKLRILLENTAGQGQCIGHRFEHLRAIMDECPKLPLGVCVDTAHSFTAGYDIREPDGLEATIEIIRRTVGLRNVRAVHFNDSRAPFNSRVDRHWHIGEGHIGRDALRRFAQHPKLAHCAFILETPYDDPRADLKNLEALRSFVS is encoded by the coding sequence ATGCGTCCACGGATAGGCTTCCACGCCCCCATCAAAGGCGGGCTTCACGAGTCTTTAATCATCGCGAAGGAAACCGGTTGCGACGCGGTGCAAATCTTCTCGCGGAATCCGCGCGGCTGGATGGCCAAGCCGCTGACGCGTGAATCAGTCGAGTTGTTCAAAGCGACTCGCAGACTCACGAAGCTGTCGCCCGTTTTAATTCATGCGAACTACCTGATCAACCTTTCTTCGGCCGACGATGTGATTCTGTTGAAATCGATCGCCTCGTTCCGTGAAGAAGTGCAGCGCGGCATTGCGCTCGGTGCCGACTACCTCGTCGTGCACCCAGGTAGCGCCCGCGGCTCATGCGAAGCTGACGGCATCGCGGCCACCGCGATTAGTTTGAAGGTTGCTTGCAAAGGATTGCGGTTCGGAAAGCTGCGCATCCTGCTGGAGAACACTGCCGGACAGGGTCAGTGCATCGGTCACCGGTTCGAGCATCTGCGCGCGATCATGGACGAGTGTCCGAAGTTGCCGCTGGGCGTCTGCGTCGATACCGCGCATTCATTCACGGCCGGTTATGACATTCGCGAGCCAGACGGGTTGGAAGCAACGATCGAAATCATTCGCCGCACGGTGGGTCTGCGCAACGTGCGGGCGGTCCACTTCAATGATTCGCGGGCGCCGTTTAATTCGCGCGTCGATCGCCACTGGCACATTGGCGAAGGCCACATCGGGCGCGATGCGCTGCGACGCTTTGCGCAACATCCGAAGCTCGCCCACTGTGCGTTTATTTTGGAAACGCCTTACGACGATCCGCGGGCTGATCTGAAGAACCTGGAAGCCCTGCGGAGCTTCGTCAGTTGA
- a CDS encoding dipeptidase, which yields MTTETSANDPGAIHQRAITVDMHADTAQRLVDENVDLNQRLADGHLDALRAKEGGLDAQFFSIWVEPQLFGGGGAGAMKRADIQIEAVQDLAAKHPETWEMAATADDVRRVAASGKIAALMGLEGGYAIDDKIENVKRYYDMGVRYMSPAWSVSTSWAGSSGDAVGETRGLNEFGKEVIREMNRLGMMIDVSHVSDKTFWDIMNTSTKPVVATHSACRAIANVPRNLTDDMIRALAKTGGVVNVIFYPEHIEPGWSEKKKRVDAEIAPMVQRASEQEQGNVAQKKLARDRVRFEEYLKRLPPVHVSRIADHIDHIVKLVGVNHVGIGSDFDGVQAVPADMKSVADLPNLTKELLKRGYSASDVEKILGGNMLRVMDHVHQK from the coding sequence ATGACAACAGAGACAAGTGCAAATGACCCCGGAGCGATTCATCAGCGCGCGATCACCGTCGATATGCATGCCGACACCGCCCAACGCCTGGTCGACGAAAACGTCGATTTGAATCAGCGCCTGGCGGACGGACATCTTGACGCTCTGCGGGCGAAGGAAGGCGGGCTCGACGCGCAGTTCTTTTCGATTTGGGTCGAGCCGCAGTTGTTTGGAGGTGGCGGCGCCGGCGCGATGAAGCGCGCGGACATTCAGATCGAGGCCGTTCAGGACCTGGCCGCGAAACATCCGGAGACGTGGGAAATGGCCGCTACCGCTGATGACGTTCGTCGCGTCGCCGCGAGTGGAAAAATCGCTGCGTTGATGGGATTGGAAGGCGGCTATGCGATCGACGATAAGATCGAGAATGTGAAGCGCTACTACGACATGGGCGTGCGTTACATGTCTCCGGCGTGGAGTGTCAGCACGAGCTGGGCCGGGTCCTCGGGTGACGCAGTCGGCGAGACGCGCGGCTTAAACGAATTTGGCAAAGAAGTCATTCGCGAGATGAACCGCCTGGGCATGATGATCGATGTGTCGCACGTATCCGACAAAACCTTCTGGGACATCATGAACACTTCGACGAAGCCGGTGGTAGCGACTCATTCGGCTTGCCGCGCGATTGCGAACGTGCCGCGCAATCTGACGGACGACATGATTCGCGCGCTCGCGAAAACCGGCGGCGTGGTGAACGTTATTTTTTATCCCGAGCACATCGAACCCGGCTGGAGTGAGAAAAAGAAAAGAGTTGATGCGGAGATCGCTCCGATGGTGCAGCGCGCGTCCGAGCAGGAGCAGGGAAATGTAGCGCAAAAGAAACTGGCCCGCGATCGCGTCCGCTTTGAAGAGTATCTGAAGCGCCTGCCGCCGGTGCACGTCTCGCGGATTGCCGACCACATCGATCACATCGTGAAGCTCGTGGGGGTCAATCACGTTGGCATCGGATCGGATTTCGACGGCGTGCAGGCAGTGCCGGCGGACATGAAGTCCGTTGCGGACTTGCCGAACCTAACTAAAGAACTTCTAAAGCGCGGTTATTCGGCAAGCGACGTTGAGAAGATTCTGGGTGGAAACATGCTCCGAGTGATGGACCACGTTCATCAGAAATGA
- a CDS encoding branched-chain amino acid transaminase, which yields MYSMGDKKKDVATPRICDLVWHDGEFIKWNDARVHVMSHVLHYGSSVFEGIRCYSTKRGPAVFRLREHMQRFLNSAKIFRMDHDWSADDFCDAAVELVRRSGLDQCYIRPILFRSLDEEKPAFGVNPFPNPLACYIGAWDWGKYLGDEAIEKGVDVCVSSWNRLSPNSLPPMAKSGANYMNSQLIKMEALVNGFAEGIALDDRGYVSEGSGENIFVVANGVVNTPPLSSSVLPGITRDSVIQICSELGLTIKERSIQRAALYVSDELFFSGTAAEITPIRSVDRITIGNGARGEITEKIQKVFFEITKGERPAPGPWLTYVREQEERAADQPGRKATDNGRVPKSTTDDSIAAELVARARA from the coding sequence ATGTACTCAATGGGCGATAAGAAGAAAGATGTTGCCACTCCGCGCATTTGTGACCTGGTTTGGCACGACGGCGAGTTCATCAAATGGAACGATGCCCGCGTCCACGTCATGTCTCACGTTTTGCATTACGGCTCGAGCGTCTTCGAAGGCATTCGCTGTTACTCCACCAAACGTGGGCCGGCCGTCTTTCGCCTGCGCGAGCACATGCAACGCTTCCTGAATTCCGCCAAAATCTTCCGCATGGATCACGACTGGAGCGCCGATGATTTCTGCGACGCCGCCGTCGAACTCGTGCGTCGCAGCGGTTTGGATCAGTGCTACATCCGCCCCATTCTGTTTCGCAGTTTGGACGAAGAGAAACCCGCGTTCGGCGTCAATCCGTTTCCGAATCCGCTGGCCTGCTATATCGGCGCGTGGGATTGGGGCAAATACCTCGGCGATGAAGCAATTGAAAAAGGCGTCGATGTCTGTGTGTCGAGCTGGAACCGCCTGAGTCCGAATTCGCTGCCGCCGATGGCCAAAAGCGGCGCGAACTACATGAACTCGCAATTGATCAAGATGGAAGCTTTGGTCAACGGTTTTGCCGAAGGCATCGCACTTGACGATCGTGGTTATGTTTCCGAAGGCTCGGGCGAAAACATTTTTGTGGTCGCTAACGGCGTCGTGAACACGCCGCCGCTTTCGTCTTCGGTTCTGCCGGGCATCACGCGCGATAGTGTGATTCAGATTTGCAGCGAGCTGGGGCTGACGATCAAAGAACGAAGTATTCAACGCGCCGCGCTTTACGTTTCCGACGAACTGTTCTTCAGCGGCACGGCGGCCGAGATTACACCGATTCGATCCGTCGATCGCATCACTATCGGCAACGGCGCGCGTGGCGAAATCACCGAAAAGATTCAGAAAGTGTTTTTCGAGATCACCAAAGGTGAGCGACCGGCGCCCGGCCCATGGCTCACTTATGTACGTGAACAAGAGGAACGCGCCGCCGATCAGCCGGGAAGAAAAGCGACGGACAACGGTCGCGTTCCAAAGTCGACTACAGATGACAGTATCGCGGCTGAACTGGTAGCGCGCGCGCGCGCCTAG